The Borrelia hermsii DAH genome includes a region encoding these proteins:
- the bdr gene encoding Bdr family repetitive protein codes for MGLPQPIVTQQMVIAELVKAGIDRDIATDLSYRYYRNELTYKDIEYLETTFNLKLEKVGASLKSDIKDLDNKIDTVENNLNIKIDNVRNELKSDIKDLDNKIDTVENNLNIKIDNVRNELKSDIKDLDNKIDNVRNELKSDIKDLDNKIDTVENNLNIKIDNVRNELKSDIKDLDNKIDVNKMELKSTLRLHNWMFGTIITLNIGIFLTLISIINSVFGK; via the coding sequence ATGGGACTTCCTCAACCGATAGTTACTCAACAAATGGTTATCGCTGAACTTGTTAAAGCTGGTATTGATAGAGATATTGCTACTGATTTGTCTTACAGATATTATCGTAATGAGCTTACTTATAAAGATATTGAGTATTTAGAGACTACTTTTAACCTTAAGCTTGAAAAGGTTGGAGCAAGTCTAAAATCTGACATTAAAGACCTTGATAACAAGATTGATACTGTTGAGAATAATCTTAACATCAAGATTGATAACGTTAGAAATGAATTAAAATCTGACATTAAAGACCTTGATAACAAGATTGATACTGTTGAGAATAATCTTAACATCAAGATTGATAACGTTAGAAATGAATTAAAATCTGACATTAAAGACCTTGATAACAAGATTGATAACGTTAGAAATGAATTAAAATCTGATATTAAAGACCTTGATAACAAGATTGATACTGTTGAGAATAATCTTAACATCAAGATTGATAACGTTAGAAATGAATTAAAATCTGATATTAAAGACCTTGATAACAAGATTGATGTTAACAAAATGGAACTTAAGAGCACATTAAGACTTCATAATTGGATGTTTGGGACTATTATTACACTTAATATAGGAATTTTTTTAACATTAATTTCAATTATTAATTCAGTTTTTGGCAAGTAA
- a CDS encoding variable large family protein yields the protein MCGKGSKREIGVDVGNYFKRIQGTVTDIKTKLEKIVLYMKSEGNLNAVGVETAIKTLIDNTRSKI from the coding sequence ATGTGTGGTAAGGGCAGCAAAAGGGAAATTGGGGTAGATGTTGGAAATTACTTTAAGAGAATCCAAGGTACTGTAACAGATATTAAGACAAAGCTTGAGAAAATAGTTTTATACATGAAAAGTGAAGGTAATCTTAACGCGGTTGGAGTAGAGACCGCAATAAAAACACTAATTGATAATACACGTAGTAAGATCTAG
- a CDS encoding Vsp/OspC family lipoprotein, translating to MSCNNGGPELKSDEVAKSDGTVLDLAKISKKIKEASAFAASVKEIETLVKSIDELAKAIGKKIKNDGTLEAIADKNGSLIAGVVSVAEAVEKKLGELQVAGFLKGLNEKVQDVDAKVKAFTKKLKDKHVVLGAADGATTDDNAKKAIDRVNQVNGENGAEELGKLNTAVDALLKAAEGEVEAAITELTVPVKVEKPSQNN from the coding sequence ATGTCATGTAATAATGGAGGGCCAGAGCTTAAAAGTGACGAAGTAGCTAAGTCTGACGGAACAGTACTTGATTTGGCAAAGATAAGTAAAAAGATCAAAGAGGCTAGTGCTTTTGCAGCAAGTGTTAAAGAAATAGAGACTTTAGTTAAGTCTATTGATGAGCTTGCTAAAGCTATTGGAAAAAAGATTAAAAATGATGGAACTTTGGAAGCCATAGCTGATAAGAATGGCTCATTAATTGCAGGGGTGGTTAGTGTTGCTGAAGCTGTGGAAAAAAAATTAGGAGAGTTGCAAGTAGCAGGATTCCTTAAAGGCTTAAATGAAAAAGTTCAAGATGTGGATGCTAAGGTTAAAGCATTTACAAAGAAGTTAAAAGATAAACATGTTGTTTTGGGAGCTGCAGATGGAGCTACTACAGATGATAATGCAAAAAAAGCTATAGATCGCGTAAATCAAGTTAATGGGGAGAATGGAGCGGAAGAACTTGGCAAGCTCAACACAGCAGTTGATGCCTTGTTAAAGGCAGCTGAGGGTGAAGTAGAAGCTGCAATTACAGAGCTTACAGTTCCTGTTAAGGTAGAAAAACCTTCTCAAAATAACTAA
- a CDS encoding variable large family protein — translation MRKRISAIINKLNISIIIMTVVLMIGCGQQPEAGKTGVSGGVNGNLGNSLMELGRSAENAFYAFIELVSDVLGFTAKSDTTKQEVGGYFNSLGAKLGEASNDLEQVAVKAETGVDKSDSSKNPIREAVNEAKEVLGTLKGYVESLGTIGDSNPVGYANNAAGSGTTAADDELRKAFKALQEIVKAATDAGVKALKIGATTLQANGGADNKEGAKILATSGGNPAAADVAKAAAILSSVSGEEMLSSIVKSGENDAQLAAAADGNTSAISFAKGGSDAHLAGANTPKAAAVAGGIALRSLVKTGKLAAGAADNATGGGKEVQGVGVAAANKLLRAVEDVIKKTVKNVLEKAKEKIDKARGSQEPVSESSK, via the coding sequence ATGAGAAAAAGAATAAGTGCAATAATTAATAAGTTAAATATAAGTATAATTATTATGACAGTTGTTCTAATGATAGGTTGTGGACAACAACCAGAAGCAGGTAAGACCGGAGTATCAGGAGGAGTAAATGGAAATTTAGGCAATTCACTAATGGAATTAGGTAGGAGTGCGGAGAATGCTTTTTACGCATTTATAGAGTTAGTGTCAGATGTGTTGGGATTTACTGCAAAATCAGATACAACTAAGCAAGAAGTAGGAGGTTATTTTAACAGCCTAGGTGCGAAGCTTGGAGAGGCGTCAAATGACTTGGAACAAGTAGCAGTAAAAGCAGAAACAGGTGTTGATAAAAGCGATTCATCAAAAAATCCAATTAGAGAAGCGGTTAATGAAGCTAAGGAAGTTTTAGGTACATTAAAAGGATATGTAGAATCTTTAGGAACAATAGGCGATTCTAATCCAGTAGGTTATGCAAATAATGCTGCTGGTTCAGGAACAACAGCAGCTGATGATGAATTAAGGAAAGCTTTTAAAGCATTGCAAGAAATAGTCAAAGCAGCAACAGATGCAGGTGTTAAAGCATTAAAAATAGGAGCTACTACACTACAAGCAAATGGAGGAGCAGATAATAAAGAGGGTGCTAAGATATTAGCTACAAGTGGTGGTAATCCAGCAGCAGCAGATGTAGCTAAAGCAGCAGCAATACTATCAAGCGTAAGTGGTGAAGAGATGTTAAGCTCAATAGTTAAATCAGGAGAGAATGATGCGCAGCTAGCAGCAGCTGCAGATGGAAATACAAGTGCAATTTCTTTTGCAAAAGGAGGTTCAGATGCTCACTTAGCAGGTGCAAATACTCCAAAAGCAGCAGCAGTAGCAGGAGGAATAGCATTACGTTCATTAGTGAAGACAGGTAAATTAGCAGCAGGAGCAGCAGATAATGCTACAGGAGGGGGGAAAGAAGTACAAGGAGTAGGAGTGGCTGCAGCAAATAAGCTGTTAAGAGCGGTAGAAGATGTAATTAAGAAGACAGTAAAGAATGTTCTTGAGAAAGCAAAAGAAAAAATAGATAAAGCAAGAGGTTCACAAGAGCCAGTTTCAGAATCAAGTAAGTGA
- a CDS encoding Vsp/OspC family lipoprotein, which yields MVKSIDEIVKAIGKKIKQNSEDLEVDNGKNNKNGELVAGAFQVMLTVKVKLGKLGNTPEISEGLKGKIIDSKSKCKEFVDKVKADSDISKAEATDEHAKSYRSSK from the coding sequence TTGGTTAAGTCAATAGATGAGATCGTTAAAGCTATTGGAAAGAAAATTAAGCAAAATTCCGAAGACCTTGAAGTGGATAATGGTAAAAATAATAAGAATGGAGAGTTAGTTGCAGGAGCATTTCAAGTAATGTTGACTGTGAAAGTTAAATTGGGAAAATTAGGGAACACGCCTGAAATTTCTGAAGGGCTGAAAGGAAAGATTATTGATTCTAAGAGCAAATGTAAAGAATTTGTGGATAAAGTAAAAGCAGATTCTGATATTTCTAAAGCAGAGGCTACAGATGAGCATGCAAAAAGCTATAGATCGAGTAAATAA
- a CDS encoding Vsp/OspC family lipoprotein: MRKRISAIIMTLFMVFTSCNNGGPELKSDEVAKSDGTVLDLAKISKKIKEASAFAESVKEVETLVKSIDELAKAIGKKIKNDDDGFDTEANKNGSLLAGTLQLMFAVGTKLESLEKIAGISDEVKGKVIVVKTENTALITKLKGGDASLGKNDASDSDAKNAIDKSDVTGGKGKEELIKLNTAVDALLKAAEGEVEAAIKELTAPVKVEKPSQNN; encoded by the coding sequence ATGAGAAAAAGAATAAGTGCAATAATAATGACTTTATTTATGGTATTTACATCATGTAATAATGGAGGTCCAGAGCTTAAAAGTGACGAAGTGGCTAAGTCTGACGGAACAGTACTTGATTTAGCAAAAATAAGTAAAAAGATAAAAGAGGCTAGTGCTTTTGCAGAAAGCGTTAAAGAAGTAGAGACTCTAGTTAAGTCAATAGATGAGCTTGCTAAAGCTATTGGAAAGAAAATTAAAAATGATGATGATGGCTTTGATACTGAAGCAAATAAAAATGGATCATTACTCGCAGGAACATTGCAATTAATGTTTGCCGTAGGAACTAAATTGGAATCTTTAGAGAAAATAGCCGGAATTTCTGATGAAGTGAAGGGCAAGGTTATTGTTGTTAAGACCGAAAATACAGCATTGATAACTAAATTGAAGGGAGGGGATGCTAGTCTTGGTAAAAATGATGCTTCTGATTCTGATGCAAAAAATGCTATAGATAAAAGCGATGTTACTGGAGGCAAAGGTAAGGAAGAGCTTATTAAGTTAAACACAGCAGTTGATGCCTTGTTAAAGGCAGCTGAGGGTGAAGTAGAGGCTGCAATTAAAGAGCTTACAGCTCCTGTTAAGGTAGAAAAACCTTCTCAAAATAACTAA